The bacterium nucleotide sequence GGCTTCGGAGGGAGAACACGCATGGCATTCGGACGCGGTCGAGGCGAGGGAGAAGAAGAGACATCCGGGGCACCCGCTCCGCAGGCCGAGCAGAGCAGCGCCCAGGCCGGCCTCACGGCTTTCATCGACCAGGGCTCGGCTTTCGAAGGAAAGCTCTCGTTCAAGGACACGGTTCGGATCGATGGAAGCTTCCGCGGGCAGATCAGCAGCGAGAACACGTTGGTGGTCGGCGAGACCGGTGAGATCGACGCCAACATCGAATCCCAGATCGTGATCGTGAGCGGGCAGGTCATCGGTGACGTGGTGGCGACCCGGAAGATCGTCTTGCACAAGACGGCGGCGGTCGAAGGCAACCTCGATTCGCCTTCGGTGGTGATCGAGGATGGCGCCAGCTTCAACGGTCAGCTGACGATGAAGTCGCAGGGCAAGAGCGGATCCCGGCCGGCTGCGGATTCTCCCGGCAGTTAGGCCCTCGTCATGACATGATCTGCGGGTAGAGCCGCCGCAGCTTCACCCGCGCGTCCTCGGCGGTGAACTGCCAGTCCACGCCCTTCGTCGTGTCGTGTTTCCCGTCCGCGCTAGCTCATGCTGAATACTTCGAGCCGCGCAGCGCTTGTCCCGCGAGCGCGCCCGTGTGCTCGCCGTCTTGCATGAAGAGCTCGCCGTTCACCAACGTGGCCGTGATACCGCGGCTCTTCTGGATGAAGCGACCGGCGCCTCCGGGCAGGTCATGAACGAACTCGGGCGGCAGTACCTGCAGCCGCTCGTAGTCGATGATGTTGAGATCTGCATACGCGCCTTCGCGCACGACGCCGCGGTCCTTCAGCCCGAAGAAGCGCGCGGGCTCGGAGCTCAGCTTCTCGATCGCACGCTCGAGCGGCATCAGCCCACGCTCGCGTACCCAGTAGCTGAGCAGGTAGCTCGGCAAGCTTGCGTCCATGATCTGACCGCAGTGCGCACCCGAGTCCGCCAGGCCGAGCAACATTCGCGGATGGCGGAGCATCTCGCCCACTACCTCGAAATCGTGGTTGCCAAACGGGAAGAGGAAGATCGCCTGTCCCTCGCTCTCCGCC carries:
- a CDS encoding polymer-forming cytoskeletal protein, producing the protein MAFGRGRGEGEEETSGAPAPQAEQSSAQAGLTAFIDQGSAFEGKLSFKDTVRIDGSFRGQISSENTLVVGETGEIDANIESQIVIVSGQVIGDVVATRKIVLHKTAAVEGNLDSPSVVIEDGASFNGQLTMKSQGKSGSRPAADSPGS